One segment of Acidobacteriota bacterium DNA contains the following:
- a CDS encoding ThiF family adenylyltransferase yields the protein MTGDGGAFPDRYSRQVLFSPIGSSGQERLARSRAVLVGCGALGSGILEMLARAGVGRIRFIDRDFVEDSNLQRQSLYTEEDARLRRPKAVAAHRALAGINAALEYEPRVADFNASNALEIVRDADVLLDGTDNVETRLLLNEAAVKTGTPWVYGGCVASGGVVMPVVPGRTPCLRCILPPDAEHGDLPTCDTLGIIAPAARIVSSMETALALRILAGDAGGIRPFMLHFDCWTGDFHRMDLEGARHDACPVCARGEFPRLAGEGLSRTVVLCGRNMVQVDFPSMGPGARRPDFAALRERLSPLGEVSINAYMLIFTLPPHQLVLFPDGRCLVKGTASPEEAKSLYARYIGL from the coding sequence ATGACCGGCGACGGCGGCGCCTTCCCGGATCGGTACTCCCGCCAGGTCCTCTTCTCCCCCATTGGCAGTTCCGGCCAGGAACGCCTGGCCCGGTCCCGGGCGGTGCTCGTGGGGTGCGGCGCCCTCGGCAGCGGCATCCTGGAGATGCTGGCCCGGGCGGGGGTGGGCCGCATCCGCTTCATCGACCGGGACTTCGTCGAGGATTCCAACCTCCAGCGCCAGTCCCTCTACACCGAGGAGGACGCCCGTCTGCGGCGCCCCAAGGCCGTCGCCGCACACCGTGCGCTGGCCGGGATCAACGCCGCGCTCGAGTACGAGCCGCGGGTGGCGGACTTCAACGCCTCCAACGCCCTGGAGATCGTCCGGGACGCCGACGTGCTGCTGGACGGGACCGACAACGTGGAGACCCGCCTGCTCCTCAACGAGGCGGCGGTGAAGACCGGGACCCCCTGGGTCTACGGGGGGTGCGTGGCTTCCGGCGGGGTCGTCATGCCCGTCGTCCCCGGCCGGACCCCCTGCCTGCGCTGCATCCTCCCGCCCGACGCCGAGCACGGGGACCTGCCCACGTGCGACACCCTGGGCATCATCGCGCCCGCGGCCCGGATCGTGTCCTCCATGGAGACGGCCCTGGCCCTGCGCATCCTGGCCGGGGACGCCGGGGGCATCCGCCCCTTCATGCTTCACTTCGACTGCTGGACCGGGGATTTCCACCGGATGGACCTCGAGGGGGCCCGCCACGACGCGTGCCCGGTCTGTGCCCGGGGTGAATTCCCGAGGCTGGCCGGGGAGGGCCTCTCCCGCACCGTCGTCCTCTGCGGCCGGAACATGGTCCAGGTGGATTTCCCCTCCATGGGCCCCGGCGCCCGCCGCCCCGACTTCGCCGCCCTCCGGGAACGCCTTTCCCCGCTCGGTGAGGTGTCCATAAACGCGTACATGCTCATCTTCACCCTCCCGCCCCACCAGCTGGTCCTCTTCCCGGACGGCCGCTGCCTGGTGAAGGGGACCGCCAGCCCGGAGGAGGCCAAGTCGCTCTACGCGAGGTATATCGGCCTCTGA
- a CDS encoding MBL fold metallo-hydrolase yields the protein MRFILIALLLSCLAAGVAPAASGKLTIRYHGHSCFTLAGDFSRMIFDPFGKVVDYTLPAERIGIVMVSHEHADHNNVEGIPGFPIILRGLKEGGKVHDSPEFSLGQIHIKGFPSYHDDQRGSLRGLNTIFRVEIGGFRIAHLGDLGCMLTEEQEKELKNLDVLLIPVGGFFTIGPEQAAEIVKKLKPVVTIPMHYKTEKTANLPIQPLEAFLKFFPDAVRVKGNALSFTIDKLFEKPGVYVLEIGK from the coding sequence TTGCGATTCATCCTGATAGCCCTTCTCTTGTCCTGCCTGGCCGCGGGGGTTGCCCCGGCCGCTTCGGGGAAGCTGACGATCCGCTACCACGGCCACTCCTGTTTCACCCTCGCGGGCGACTTCAGCCGGATGATCTTCGACCCCTTCGGGAAGGTCGTCGATTACACGCTGCCCGCCGAACGCATCGGGATCGTGATGGTCTCCCACGAGCACGCGGACCACAACAACGTGGAGGGCATCCCCGGCTTCCCCATCATCCTCCGCGGGCTGAAGGAGGGGGGGAAGGTCCACGACAGCCCCGAGTTCAGCCTGGGCCAGATCCATATCAAGGGCTTTCCCTCCTACCATGACGACCAGCGCGGCAGCCTGCGCGGCCTCAACACCATCTTCCGCGTGGAGATCGGGGGGTTCCGGATCGCCCATCTCGGCGACCTCGGCTGCATGCTGACCGAGGAACAGGAGAAGGAACTGAAGAACCTCGACGTCCTCCTGATCCCCGTCGGCGGCTTCTTCACCATCGGGCCCGAGCAGGCGGCGGAGATCGTGAAGAAACTGAAGCCGGTGGTGACCATCCCCATGCACTACAAGACGGAGAAGACCGCCAACCTCCCGATCCAGCCGCTGGAGGCCTTCCTGAAGTTCTTCCCCGACGCGGTGCGGGTGAAGGGGAACGCCCTGAGCTTCACCATCGACAAGCTGTTCGAAAAACCGGGCGTCTACGTCCTGGAAATCGGGAAATGA
- a CDS encoding L-seryl-tRNA(Sec) selenium transferase — protein MPGEPDLSRLPPVDALLREAAVEAWLAGWRRPLVVRFLREALDDVRAAIREGRLPGAGREALARRALDLAGGRLRRFEEAGPRRVINATGVMIHTNLGRSPLGEPWLKLLGRTLHGYTDLEYDLATGGRGRRDTRLAGLIRDLLGAEDGTAVNNNAGALLLALQALAAGGEVIVSRGELVEIGGSFRVPDIMALSGARLREVGTTNRTRLADYAAAVTPETRLLLQVHRSNFEMTGFVETPSVEALVALSRDRGVPLLVDAGSGLLFPPDAPGRGAPSGGPSFPRLPGEPVVTEILQAGADLVCFSGDKLLGGPQAGILAGRADLVGRIRSHPLMRALRLDKLVLTALAACLKAWARTGTDRAVPLLDMAAEPLDALEKRCRRFVRALKRSGGAAAGKAAGVSPVEAVLGGGSTPGKALPSRAVVLRLGERESAVLEARLRRCKTPVVARVDRGGVVLDFRTVRPGEEKLLLASLLESLQGDEPEKNTLTTSLRVSDNGCNRRYGPGKKTT, from the coding sequence ATGCCCGGCGAACCGGACCTGAGCCGTCTGCCCCCGGTGGATGCCCTGCTCCGCGAAGCGGCCGTCGAGGCCTGGCTGGCCGGGTGGCGTCGCCCGCTGGTGGTCCGCTTCCTTCGGGAAGCCCTGGACGACGTCCGGGCCGCCATCCGGGAGGGTCGCCTTCCGGGTGCCGGGAGGGAGGCCCTCGCCCGGCGGGCCCTCGACCTCGCGGGCGGCCGCCTCCGGCGCTTCGAGGAGGCCGGTCCGCGCCGGGTGATCAACGCCACCGGCGTGATGATTCACACCAACCTCGGGCGCAGCCCCCTCGGCGAACCCTGGCTCAAGCTGCTGGGCCGGACGCTCCACGGTTACACCGACCTGGAGTACGACCTCGCCACCGGCGGCCGGGGGCGCCGGGACACCAGGCTGGCCGGGCTGATCCGGGACCTGCTGGGGGCGGAAGACGGCACCGCCGTCAACAACAATGCCGGGGCCCTCCTCCTGGCGCTGCAGGCCCTGGCGGCCGGCGGCGAGGTGATCGTCTCCCGGGGGGAACTCGTGGAGATCGGGGGGTCTTTCCGGGTCCCTGACATCATGGCCCTCTCGGGCGCCCGCCTGAGGGAGGTGGGGACCACCAACCGGACCCGCCTGGCCGACTACGCCGCCGCCGTGACCCCGGAGACCCGGCTCCTTCTCCAGGTCCACCGGAGCAACTTCGAGATGACGGGGTTCGTGGAAACCCCTTCGGTGGAGGCTCTGGTTGCGCTGTCCCGGGACCGGGGGGTGCCGCTGCTGGTGGACGCCGGCAGCGGCCTGCTCTTCCCGCCCGACGCCCCGGGCCGCGGCGCCCCATCCGGCGGTCCCTCCTTCCCCCGGCTACCCGGCGAGCCCGTGGTGACGGAGATCCTGCAGGCGGGGGCGGACCTCGTCTGCTTCAGCGGGGACAAGCTCCTGGGGGGGCCGCAGGCCGGAATCCTGGCGGGCCGGGCGGACCTGGTCGGGCGCATCCGGTCTCACCCCCTCATGCGGGCCCTGCGGCTCGACAAGCTGGTGCTCACCGCCCTGGCGGCCTGCCTGAAGGCCTGGGCGCGCACGGGGACGGACCGGGCGGTCCCGCTCCTGGACATGGCGGCCGAGCCCCTCGACGCGCTGGAGAAGCGCTGCCGGCGTTTCGTGCGCGCCTTGAAGCGGTCCGGGGGGGCCGCGGCGGGGAAGGCGGCCGGGGTGTCGCCGGTGGAGGCGGTCCTGGGCGGGGGGTCGACCCCCGGGAAGGCCCTCCCGTCCCGCGCGGTGGTGCTGCGGCTGGGGGAACGGGAATCGGCGGTCCTCGAAGCGCGCCTCCGGCGGTGCAAAACCCCCGTGGTGGCCCGGGTCGACCGGGGAGGAGTGGTCCTGGATTTCCGGACGGTTCGCCCCGGGGAGGAAAAGCTCCTTCTGGCCAGCCTCCTGGAGTCGCTCCAAGGGGACGAACCTGAAAAAAACACTTTGACAACATCGCTCCGTGTGTCGGATAATGGGTGCAATCGCCGATACGGGCCGGGAAAAAAAACAACATGA
- a CDS encoding bifunctional metallophosphatase/5'-nucleotidase codes for MTEHGTKQSKTSGLPRFLLAFLLALPGLAGAVAAKSKAPAAPVHVKVLAFNDLHGRLSKDAQQKIHGRPVGSAAVLAACLKAAAAGMEDRTLLVEAGDLVGASPAVCALLREEPAFLFLNLLADADCTPANRMGPDCNLVGTVGNHEFDKGVKAMLRLVNGGDAGEGMSLDAPYPGARFPVVCCNVVDARSRKTILPPHVVKRLGGVSIGIVGAVTKTTPNELLKARVAGLDFLDEADAVNRAVKLLRKRGVRGIVVLLHQGGNQEPYDGPTDPARSGVQGKEILDIVSRLDAEVDVVISGHTHAFSNALLTNAGGRPVLLTQAFSYGRAFAEIDLSVDPRTRDIVAKTATLRYTYADEGPGMTPDPEVAAFVARAEEKVRPITGRLVGKATGLPIQKKEIFAGESALGDLIADAHRAAGKTDFAFTNPTGIRADLVHADVTWGDLFATQPFQNALVRMELTGEEIGRVLRQQWGSQYGYESLQVSGLRYAWRETDDPAGRIVEVRDAAGNPLDPSRTYTVTVNEFLAQGGNGFNVFRDLGRNRELVRDASGGEIRDVDALADYIRNDLKGAVAIPADFGQRVRKEP; via the coding sequence ATGACGGAACACGGCACGAAGCAGAGCAAAACCAGCGGCCTCCCCCGGTTCCTCCTGGCCTTCCTCCTGGCGCTGCCGGGCCTCGCCGGCGCCGTCGCCGCGAAAAGCAAGGCCCCCGCCGCGCCGGTTCACGTCAAGGTCCTGGCGTTCAACGACCTTCACGGCCGCCTCTCGAAGGACGCCCAGCAGAAGATCCACGGGCGCCCCGTGGGGAGCGCGGCGGTCCTCGCGGCCTGCCTGAAGGCGGCGGCCGCCGGGATGGAGGACCGCACCCTCCTGGTGGAGGCGGGCGACCTGGTGGGGGCCTCCCCCGCGGTCTGCGCCCTCCTGCGGGAGGAGCCGGCTTTCCTCTTTCTGAACCTCCTGGCGGACGCGGACTGCACCCCCGCGAACCGCATGGGCCCCGACTGCAACCTGGTGGGCACCGTCGGCAACCACGAGTTCGACAAGGGGGTCAAGGCCATGCTCCGCCTGGTCAACGGCGGGGACGCCGGCGAAGGGATGTCGCTGGATGCCCCCTATCCCGGCGCCCGTTTTCCCGTCGTCTGCTGCAACGTCGTCGACGCGCGCTCACGAAAGACGATCCTTCCCCCCCACGTCGTCAAGCGCCTGGGCGGCGTCTCCATCGGCATCGTCGGGGCCGTGACGAAGACCACCCCCAACGAACTGCTGAAGGCCCGGGTCGCGGGCCTGGACTTTCTGGACGAGGCCGACGCCGTCAACCGGGCGGTGAAGCTCCTCCGGAAACGGGGGGTCCGCGGCATCGTGGTGCTGCTTCACCAGGGGGGGAACCAGGAACCTTACGACGGGCCGACGGACCCGGCGCGCAGCGGCGTGCAGGGGAAGGAGATCCTGGACATCGTGTCCCGTCTCGACGCCGAGGTGGACGTGGTCATCTCCGGGCACACCCACGCCTTCAGCAACGCCCTCCTGACCAACGCCGGGGGGCGCCCCGTGCTCCTGACCCAGGCGTTTTCCTACGGCCGGGCCTTCGCCGAGATCGATCTCTCCGTGGACCCCCGCACCCGGGACATCGTCGCCAAGACCGCCACCCTCCGTTACACCTACGCCGACGAGGGCCCCGGGATGACCCCGGACCCGGAGGTGGCCGCCTTCGTAGCCCGGGCGGAGGAGAAGGTGAGGCCTATCACCGGCCGGCTGGTCGGCAAGGCGACGGGCCTGCCCATCCAGAAGAAGGAGATTTTCGCCGGCGAGTCCGCCCTGGGCGACCTCATCGCCGACGCCCACCGGGCCGCCGGGAAGACGGACTTCGCCTTCACCAACCCCACGGGCATCCGGGCGGACCTCGTCCACGCCGACGTCACCTGGGGAGACCTGTTCGCCACGCAGCCCTTCCAGAACGCCCTGGTTCGGATGGAGCTGACCGGCGAGGAGATCGGCCGGGTGTTGCGGCAGCAGTGGGGGTCCCAGTACGGTTACGAATCCCTCCAGGTGTCGGGCCTCCGGTACGCCTGGCGGGAGACCGACGACCCCGCGGGCCGGATCGTGGAGGTCCGGGACGCCGCCGGGAACCCGTTGGACCCCTCGCGTACCTACACGGTCACCGTCAACGAGTTCCTGGCCCAGGGCGGGAACGGCTTCAACGTCTTCCGGGACCTGGGCCGGAACCGGGAGCTGGTCCGGGACGCTTCGGGCGGGGAGATCCGGGACGTGGACGCCCTGGCCGACTACATCCGGAACGATCTCAAGGGCGCGGTCGCGATCCCGGCGGACTTCGGTCAGCGCGTGCGAAAGGAACCCTGA
- a CDS encoding ATP-binding protein, which translates to MGPRQVGKTTLARQFLPDAAYCDLEDPLTRQLFEEQPRFQIERRETAALILDEAQQVPSLFAVLRGIIDARRGRPGRFCVLGSAQPALIRAVSESLAGRIGILELDPLCAVETTRGEPVLDWRTLWLRGGFPDAAKGDFRDWWESYLRTFIERDLVQFGLRPQPVLLRRLITMLAHRHGGLLNLSELGGALGISHKTVAHYLDILEQTFLVRRLPPFFRNVGKRLTKNSKVYLRDSGFLHHLLNVSSGEELVHHPVLGASWEGFALEEIIRREKIARPHSQFFFWRTAAGAEADLVIDRGDSLAVVEFKAGALERTAPAKRFATTLSDIGARRGFILDQGTGCRPLLPDVECRGFGDDLEWLPE; encoded by the coding sequence TTGGGCCCCCGCCAAGTCGGAAAAACCACTTTGGCGAGGCAGTTCCTCCCGGACGCCGCCTATTGCGATTTGGAGGATCCCCTCACCCGGCAGCTGTTCGAGGAACAGCCCCGCTTCCAGATCGAGAGACGGGAGACGGCCGCCCTCATCCTGGACGAGGCCCAGCAAGTCCCATCGCTGTTTGCGGTCCTTCGGGGGATCATCGACGCCCGGCGCGGCCGCCCCGGGAGGTTCTGCGTCCTCGGATCAGCACAACCGGCACTGATCCGGGCCGTCTCCGAGTCCTTGGCCGGGAGGATCGGAATACTGGAACTCGACCCACTTTGCGCGGTGGAAACCACCCGGGGAGAGCCTGTTCTGGACTGGCGGACGCTTTGGCTCCGGGGCGGTTTCCCCGACGCGGCGAAGGGAGACTTCCGGGACTGGTGGGAATCCTACCTGCGAACCTTCATCGAGCGGGACCTCGTCCAATTCGGCCTGCGCCCACAACCGGTCCTGCTGAGGAGGTTGATCACCATGCTGGCGCACCGCCACGGCGGCCTTCTCAACCTGTCGGAACTCGGGGGGGCTCTGGGGATCTCCCATAAAACCGTAGCGCATTACCTCGACATACTGGAGCAGACCTTCCTGGTCCGGCGGCTCCCGCCGTTTTTCCGCAACGTGGGAAAACGCCTCACGAAAAACTCCAAGGTATACCTGAGGGACAGCGGATTCCTGCACCACCTGCTCAATGTCTCGAGCGGAGAGGAACTCGTTCACCACCCGGTGCTCGGAGCCAGTTGGGAAGGCTTCGCACTGGAGGAGATCATCCGGCGGGAGAAAATCGCCCGCCCTCACTCGCAGTTCTTCTTCTGGCGGACCGCTGCGGGGGCCGAAGCCGATCTGGTCATCGACCGGGGGGACTCCCTCGCCGTCGTCGAGTTCAAAGCGGGGGCCCTGGAGCGAACCGCACCGGCAAAACGGTTTGCAACCACCTTGTCCGACATCGGCGCCCGGCGGGGGTTCATCCTGGACCAGGGAACGGGGTGCCGTCCCCTCCTCCCCGACGTTGAATGCCGCGGCTTCGGCGACGACCTGGAATGGCTTCCGGAATAG